A stretch of the Orcinus orca chromosome 1, mOrcOrc1.1, whole genome shotgun sequence genome encodes the following:
- the RPL5 gene encoding 60S ribosomal protein L5 isoform X2 translates to MIVRVTNRDIICQIAYARIEGDMIVCAAYAHELPKYGVKVGLTNYAAAYCTGLLLARRLLNRFGMDKIYEGQVEVTGDEYNVESIDGQPGAFTCYLDAGLARTTTGNKVFGALKGAVDGGLSIPHSTKRFPGYDSESKEFNAEVHRKHIMGQNVADYMRYLIEEDEDAYKKQFSQYIKNNVTPDMMEEMYKKAHAAIRENPVYEKKPKKEVKKKRWNRPKMSLAQKKDRVAQKKASFLRAQERAAES, encoded by the exons ATTGCTTATGCCCGTATAGAAGGAGATATGATAGTTTGTGCAGCTTATGCTCATGAACTCCCGAAGTATGGTGTGAAGGTTGGCCTGACAAATTATGCTGCAGCATATTGTACTGGCCTGCTGCTGGCACGCAGG CTTCTTAATAGGTTTGGTATGGACAAAATTTATGAAGGCCAAGTCGAGGTGACTGGAGATGAATACAATGTTGAAAGCATTGATGGTCAACCTGGTGCCTTCACCTGTTACTTGGATGCAGGGCTTGCCAGGACTACTACTGGGAATAAAGTTTTTGGGGCCCTGAAGGGAGCTGTCGATGGAGGCTTGTCTATCCCTCACAG TACCAAACGGTTCCCTGGTTATGATTCAGAAAGCAAAGAATTCAATGCTGAGGTACACCGAAAGCACATCATGGGGCAGAACGTTGCAGATTATATGCGTTACCTGATTGAAGAAGATGAAGATGCTTACAAGAAACAATTCTCTCAATACATAAAGAACAACGTAACTCCAGACATG ATGGAGGAGATGTATAAGAAGGCTCATGCTGCAATACGAGAGAATCCAGTGTATGAGAAGAAGCCTaagaaagaagttaaaaagaAGAG GTGGAACCGTCCCAAAATGTCACTTGCCCAGAAGAAAGATCGGGTAGCTCAGAAGAAGGCAAGCTTCCTTAGAGCTCAGGAACGGGCTGCTGAGAGTTAA